Part of the Penicillium digitatum chromosome 4, complete sequence genome is shown below.
agGCCCGATGTTAGGCCTGCCGAGGGTATGAAAAGGTGATCTGAAACAAAAGCagaaaacgagaaaaagaaggaagtTAAATGCATGGCAAGAACTAGATGACGGGTTAGCATGAGTTCAACTTCTTTACACGAGGTTGTGCAACCTTGGTCAAATACTTACATTCATCACAATCAGCATAGGGATATCGAAAACATCGCGTTTCACTGTCCAGCAGTACGCGCAATCGACCTTTCCGTCCTTGAAACCAAGCTGGTTCATGCCAGCCTCGCCAGCAATGCCACCTTTGCGGAGGTGGTGGTTCCACTTTCCGTTATCGTCAGACTGTGCACCTTCCATGTCCTCCTTGGTCTTGTATTTGAGCAGCTTGCACCGAGTCATGACACTACCACGAGAATCGCCGAATGCCAGGCGCGCAAAGTCCTCGTAGAACTCTACGACGCTGTCATCGTCAAGGAGCTCGGCCAAGAATACCGGCTGGGGGCTTCCAGTTCTGGAAGTCTCTAATGTTGAGCCGCGCGGTGTGAAACTACCGCGTGACGTTGTCCCAGACTGGTGTCCCCCCGAAACACCGGTGTTGACGTTGAGGTTTGTCTGCTTTCCTAGAAGCACGTCTTTCTTCCATCCGGTTAAGATGCTAAACTCCTTGCCTACGGCGGCGATCTCGCCGGTGCGGCGGCAGACGATGGTCGGCGTTCCACATGCATTTATAAAGTCCTCGTACTCCCAGAGAGTTCGCTGGAAACACTTTTCCATGAATATGAGATCATCCCGATTAAGCGTCTTAGTAGTTGCGATAAAAGACGGTCGAATAGATGCAAGCGCCTTGGCAATTTGGACGGTCTTTTGCGGTGAAAAGCGGCGTTGGATGAAAGCAGTGAGATTGTGGAAGCCGCTTGTGTAAGCATAGGGCTCCTTCACACTTTCGTATATTGAGGAAGGATTGCGGTGGCGCCTTTTAGAGCCAATATGCAGATTTGGGTGCTTTAAGATCGACGCTGACGCCACCTGGCGTTGTCCATTCGGCACCAGGTTGTTGGACTTTGGAGCAGGAGCGACATTGTTATATGAACCGTCATCAAATGTAGCCGTTGCAATGTTCGGACTTGGGGCCGAGCCAGGGCTAGTGAAGCTTGCTGGCCCACTTTCAATCGCAAACGCATGTGGTGCGTTTCCCTTCATGTGTTCGGGAAGCATGGGATTTTGGCCATACACACCGCCGATATTCACATGCTGGCCCGAGGCCGGCCCGGTCGGCCATTCATTTAAGAGAGGATCGCCAAACATGAAAGGCTGATTTCCCGGGCTTTCTCCGAAACCAGGAGCTGGTGTGGAGAACTGGGCCGATCCACTGCGGCCCATCGACCCTCGCTGTCCTGCAGAATCAGTTGGAGAGTCACCGGCCGCCCCGGTGGCCATGTGCCCAAGCATGCCAAATTCCAGAGCACCGTATCGATTTTCGAAGTTCATGCTTGATAGATCGAAGTTGAAGAGCGCTGGATCACTGGGATCAAAAAATGGCCCCGCGAAAGGATTTTGGGACTGACTTGTATCCCCAGAGAGAGCACCTGGAGTAGGTTGTTGGTTTACAGTCGATGTCAGACTTGGGTTTCGACCATTGGTGCTGCTCTTCATGTTAAAAGTAGGTGAAACGGGTGATTGCGTGGTAAAAGGGCTTTGGCTCATGGAGGATTCTTGGTAGGGATTGTAAGATCCTGCCTGCGTCTGTGGCGTAGGGTAAAAGTTGTTATTCGTGGCATTTGTTGGTTGATGGCTATGTTGATGGCTATGTTGATGGCTGTGTTGCTGGTTGCAGTTGACAGCATTTGCACCATTCCTAGATATAGGCAAATTATTGCGGAGCGTGTTGTTATATAGATTGGTGTTGTTGCTGCTACTAGCGGCTGGCATCAACGCCCCATCGGGAGCATCATGGAGATACTTGGCCTTCTTGCGAACACCATCATGGCAAGC
Proteins encoded:
- a CDS encoding Transcription activator of gluconeogenesis acuK translates to MEAKNGSPVPAGDYSGDRDSADITEYEQLDVKSKTNGDSKADHKAANAKDPSRPRRKKARRACFACQRAHLTCGDERPCQRCIKRGLQDACHDGVRKKAKYLHDAPDGALMPAASSSNNTNLYNNTLRNNLPISRNGANAVNCNQQHSHQHSHQHSHQPTNATNNNFYPTPQTQAGSYNPYQESSMSQSPFTTQSPVSPTFNMKSSTNGRNPSLTSTVNQQPTPGALSGDTSQSQNPFAGPFFDPSDPALFNFDLSSMNFENRYGALEFGMLGHMATGAAGDSPTDSAGQRGSMGRSGSAQFSTPAPGFGESPGNQPFMFGDPLLNEWPTGPASGQHVNIGGVYGQNPMLPEHMKGNAPHAFAIESGPASFTSPGSAPSPNIATATFDDGSYNNVAPAPKSNNLVPNGQRQVASASILKHPNLHIGSKRRHRNPSSIYESVKEPYAYTSGFHNLTAFIQRRFSPQKTVQIAKALASIRPSFIATTKTLNRDDLIFMEKCFQRTLWEYEDFINACGTPTIVCRRTGEIAAVGKEFSILTGWKKDVLLGKQTNLNVNTGVSGGHQSGTTSRGSFTPRGSTLETSRTGSPQPVFLAELLDDDSVVEFYEDFARLAFGDSRGSVMTRCKLLKYKTKEDMEGAQSDDNGKWNHHLRKGGIAGEAGMNQLGFKDGKVDCAYCWTVKRDVFDIPMLIVMNFLPCI